The Spiroplasma citri genomic sequence TTTATCAAAAAATTAAACAAATTCGAGGAAAGAAAAAAGAAAAAAAAGAAATTGAAAGAAAGGAGAGTAATAAATAATGTTAGGTATGTATTTAACAACAGCGTTTAATTTTTTAACAGCACCTACACCTAAAACTATGACTGAGGGTATGACTGGTATTTGAACGGGTTTGACTAGTACATTATGAAAAGTTAAAGAAGGTATAACAAATATTTTACCTGAGATAATGGTTTTTTTAGGTGAAGCGTGAATTATATTAATTCCATTTGCTATATTTTGTATTATTAAAATCTTAAACTTTTTCCGTGTTATGGTTAAAGGATTTTAGTATTTATATTTATTATTTATCATGTATTTTAACTGTGGCACACTAGTTTTTATATGTGATTTGATTAAATAATTTTTTTGTTTATTTTTGCACTATACACTGTCTACAAATTTATTTTTAAATAAATTTAATTATTTTGGTTATTATTGATAATGTTAACAAGATGAAAAAACTTGTAGGCAGTATATAGTGTAAAAATATCAATTTAATTATATTTAAGGTATTATTATGGTTTTCTCTCTGTATAAAAATATTTATAAATTTGTTAATTTATTAAAAATTCAAATAATAAATTTAAAAGTTATTATTAAAATTATTATTAGTGAAATAATTGTTTTAATTGGTGATACCATTCATGATAATCAAAAAATAGATGGTATCACATTTGTAAAAAATGAATTTATTAAATAGAAAAATGAATTTATTATTTCTTCGATATTTTATTTCTCCTTTCTATTTAAAATAATTTATACAGAGAGAAAACCATAATAATATCAACTTAATTATAAATTTATGATTTTATATTTTAATAACTATTGTTAAAAATTAAATAGTATTTTTCAGTGTGCCAATTTTTATTATTTTATATATTTAACAATGTTTATTAACAGTGTTTATTAAACATTAAATAAACAATATATTAGCATTATTTATAACATTGTTAATAATCAGTGTTTATTGCAATAAATAAACATTATATAAACATTATTTATAACATTTTTTATTAAACAAATATTTAGTTAGGAGACTATATTATGGATATGAAATTTAAAACAACTAAGGAATATAAAAAAATAAAGAGAGATTTTATTAAAGATATTTTTTTATTAAGTTTAATTGTTTTTTTGGTATATTGTTAGTTTTTGTTTTTTTAAGTTCTTTTATTTATTTTTCAATATTGAGTTGAAATGATAAAGATTTTCCACACTTTGTATTTGCAATTATTATGTCTGTATATGCTTTTATAGGTATTATTTTTGTGATTATTATGTATATAAAATATATTTTTGAAATTAAGGTAGAATTTGATGTTGAAAAAGAAAAATTAAATCAATATTGACAAATTGAAGGAGTTGATAAAATTGAGTAATTTTGTTAAGAAAAATCAGAATGTAGAAAATTATTTTATTAGTAAGGAATTTATCCCTTTTACAACAGATAAAGCAAGTTTTATTAATTTACCCAATCATAATCGTCATATTGGTTTTTGATTGAGTAATAAGTTTATTTATCCGAGTGAAAAACATTCGGAACAAGTAGCAATCGGTTTGATTTATGATAATTCTTACCCTATTGTAAAATATGATGAAAATTTAAAACGCCATATTTGAAAGTATTTAACTGGAACAGAATTAATCAATTTATATAATCAATATAAACAAAATTATTTTACTAAAATGAAAAAAGCGTTATTTTTAAGTGAGCCTAAAAAAGTAAAAGCAAGTAATAACAATAATAATTTAACAAATTGAAGTGTTGAAAAAGAACAAGAATTAATTAATGATTTGAAAGACTTAAATTAAATGATTTTATATGATTATTGAGTTCAATTTGTTAGTTATATTATTGGTGCAAATGCCCCTGAGTTTTTATATTTTATATCGTTTGTGTTATTTATTGTTTTGTTTTTTGGAATGTTTTTTAAACTTATTCAAAAAATGTGGAGTTTTTAAAAATGCAAAATGATTGAATTAAATTAAAAGAGTTTTTCATTCATGTCTTTTTGTTTATAGATAAAACGAATGTTGAAAGTATTACAATGTGGAATTTAACGCAAAATGAATATTTAACTTTAATGGTTGGTGTTTGAATTGTGATTTTGTTTTTAACTTGGTTTTTCTTGTGAATGGTTTTTAAAATAGTTGGGTATTTTAAATAATGAAAAAATTTATATTTTTCTTTAAAAACTATTGTTATATTAGTGGTTCAATGCTTTTGTTTAGTTTAATTGATTTATTACTTTGGATAATTTCTTTGTATTGTGTTGGTTTAGTATTTTGAATATTATTTGCTTTGCAATGTGTATATTTTGTGTGATGATTGTGAAAAATATTTTTTATCAGTTAAACGCTTTTCGGTTAGTAAATTTTGTTTGAGATAATCCGTTATCAGTTATTATTGGGAAGTTAGGGGCCGGTAAAGCATTACTTTTAACTTATTTATCGCAAACTATGAAATTATTAACAGATGAAATTTATAGTAATTATCCGTTAGAAGATGATAAAGTTAAAGTTTTAACATTTAAAAATTTAGATTTTACCGATAGAACAAAACCGGTTCCCCCCAGATGATAGTGTTATTTTATTTGATGAAAGTTATTTATATATTGACGGAACTAGTCCTCACGATGAGAAAAAAAGTTCATAGTGGTAAAATACCGTGAATTGTTTTAGCGAGACATTTTGGTAATCGTGCGTTGTTTACTGCTCAGCGTGAGGGTATGATTTGAAATAATATTCGCCAGTTAGCAAGTGGGATTATTATTCCAATTTCATTGAAAAAACCCGTTGCTAAAAAAGGATTTAATTTTTTTAATCGTTTCTTTATTATGCGAATTGGGATTTTCCAAGATATAACGGATTATGAAATTTGAAAAACAAAATCAGTAGAACGAACAGCAGAAGGTAAAAGAGCAAAACATAAGTCAGATGTTGGGTTAGGAATTCGGTTTTTTAAAATAATAATTCCCCTTGAATTCGCTAATAAGTATGATAGTCAATGGTTAAAGTTTGTGCGTGATTTAAAGAATGACGAAATTGTTAATAAAAAAGAATATTATTGGTCAGAAATTACAAAGTTAAGTGTTAAAGAACGATTAAAATTGTTTGATATTGATATTTTGAAAAAGAATTTAAAACCTAAAAAAAGAGAAAGGAAATAGTAAAGATGATTAATTTATTAGTTGAAAATAATAATAGTAATTGAGACAAGATTTTTAGTTTTGTTTTTGATATATTTTTGTTTATTTTTGATGTAATTTGAAATACAAAGTTACCGATGACAAATACGTCAATTGCTTATTTTTTAATCTTTTTTATGGTTATTAAGTTATCGATTTATGCAATTCACGGGACATCAACACAATATAATAATTTAGGTTCAACAGTTAATAATGGTGTTTCACAAGTATATTCGTCAACTGTACGCGGTGTTTCTGATACTAAACAAGGTATGCAAAAACATATTAAAGAGCGTAAACAATTTAAAATTAATCGTAATAAAAAACAATTATCAAGTTTAGCAAAACAAGCAAAAACAAGAGAACAAGGATATAGGAGAGTGCATAAGTAATGATTAAATTAGTTTTATTGGTGGCGGCGATTGCGATATTTGGAACTGGTTTTATTACTGTTATTATTAATCAATTTACATCAGCAAAAAATATTATTATGGATTTATATAATTTTGATACTTGGTTGATTTGATTATTTGGCAGAATGGCAATTTTATTTAGTCATCCGTTAATGTTAACAATATCAAGTTTATATATTATTGGGTTTATTGTTTCAAAAACATTGTATAGTTAGGAGTTAAGTTTATGAAAAAATCGTTATCTTTATTTGCCATATTTATTTTAATTTTTTTAGGTTGGTTATTCCATTTATTACTTTAACGGCGTTTAGACCCTTAAATGAGGAGCATTATATGCTTAAACAAGAGTTTATTATTTATCGCAAATTGCTAAATTTGATAATGTTTATTCTAATTATTTTATTGATGATGAAAAAATTGGAGTTTTAGGTTTAAATCATTTAGATTTTAAAAATAAAAATTATAAGATACCACCAAACGATAGTTTAATTTTATTTGATGAAATATTTTTGTATATGAATGGTGCGAAACCCGAAGAAAACAATAAAAAGTTTAGTGGTTTAATTCCATATTTTTTGTTATGTCGTCAGTTTGATAATAATATTATTTTTGCCGGACAACGAATTAATCAGAATTGAGTGGAATATAGAGCAATTACTAATATGATTATTGTTCCTATGCAATGTATTCCACCTAGTATATTTTTTCCTTATTTTAAAATGAAGATAGGTTTTTTTTGATGATTTAGATGATTATTTAGTATGAAAAACTGAAACGGTTAAACGAACAGCAAACGGAAAAAGAGTTCGTAAAAAATCTAATAAAGATATTGGTATTAATTTTGTTAAGATAACAATTCCTTTATCTATTGCAATGCAATATGATAATAAATATTTAAAATTTGTGCGTGATTTAAAAAATGATAAAGTACCAAGTTATACTAAACAAAATTGACCTAGTATTGTTAAAAAAGATATTACGCTTAATGAATTACGAGAGATGGGGGTGGAACATTTATTAAAGAATTTGGGAGAGTTAGAAAATGATTAATTTACTTGCTAATGATGTATGAAATGGTGCCATTAATGTTGTAGTTGATATTTTTATGAAAATAATGGATTGAATGTGAGCATTAAAATTGCCGGGTACAAATATTCCTTTATTTGTAATTTGAGTAATTGGTGGTGTTATAAATGTTATCTTTTTGTTAGTTAATAGTTCTCGTGGTTTAAGTTCAGTTTCTCGTGCAAGTTTAGAAGCAAGTTCTAATATTGCCAAAGGTGTTAAGGGTACTGTTTCATTTTCATATAAATCTGGTAAAAAAGTTGGTAATTATGTTGGTACTCGTTCAGCAAATAAAAAGGCAAGAATGTCAGCAAAAATAAATAAGGAGAATGATAAATAATGTTAAAATTAATATTTTTCTTTGTTATTGGTTTAACCGTTGGTTTTGGTTTTATTGCTAATATTGTTGTGGCAACAGATTTAGGTTTTTCAACTGTTAAGCATTATTGGGAGTCTGCTAATGATTTTTATAAATTAGTAGCACAGTTATTTATTATTGCAACACACCCTATTTTCCAGTTATATATGGCGTTTGCAATTATTATTATGGGTATTAAAAAAATTATTTTTATTGTTTAGGGGGTTAAAACAATGCGAAAACGATTATTAGATATATTTATTATTTTTTATTTAATATTTGGTTGAATATTTCTTTTTTGTAGTGTTACAGCTGTAAATTATATTAGTAATGTTTGTAAATTAGAAACAAGAAATAATGATAATTTTAGTGATTTGACTTATGCAAAAGCAAATGAATATGATTTTCAGTCTACTTTAATGTTGCGACAAGACTATTTTATGCAAGGTTTAGACCCTAGTAATTATGCATTTAGTTTTGGTGTTGAAACTTCTTTTATTCCAAATGTAAGTGCTGATAAAAATGATAGTAATTATTGATTTAATATAATTAAAAATACTGCTTGAAGTTATTTATTAAGTTGAAACCCAAAAGATATTTCTAAGGGTTTTTTGGGTAAATTAATTATTAATTATGAAACCCCAAATAAATTGTTAGATATTTTTATTTATAAAAACAATATAAAATATGAATTTACTTTTAATTGAGAAATTATACAATATTTATTTATGCCAATTATTGCCAATCAAAGTTATAAACATTTTGATATGAATTATTTAGTTTTAAATTTTAATTATAAAGAATTGATTAATATGGATATTCTTAAAAAATCTAACAGTAATTATTTTGTTAATGATGTTAAACAAAATTTTTATTCGTTGGATAATTTATTTCAAGTTTTAGATTATTTTTATTCTAATGTTTTAAGAGTTATATTTGATATTTCGAATTTTAGAGAATGTATTTATTTTACATCTAATGGTAATTTAGGTTTTGTTTTTTTGTAAAAAATGGTTTTTTATTATATCCAAAATCAATGGTTTTTAATATTTTAAGATTTCCTGATACAAATATTTATTATTTAAAACCACAAGTGCAATTGTATAATGCTTATACGATAAATAGTACTAATGATTATTTTTCTTATTATTCAAATTGAGATTATAAGACTGATATTTTACCTTCTAATAATGATAAATATACTCAATCAATAAAATTATTAGATATGAAAGATAGGTC encodes the following:
- a CDS encoding DUF3627 domain-containing protein produces the protein MSNFVKKNQNVENYFISKEFIPFTTDKASFINLPNHNRHIGFWLSNKFIYPSEKHSEQVAIGLIYDNSYPIVKYDENLKRHIWKYLTGTELINLYNQYKQNYFTKMKKALFLSEPKKVKASNNNNNLTNWSVEKEQELINDLKDLN
- a CDS encoding DUF2649 domain-containing protein; amino-acid sequence: MQNDWIKLKEFFIHVFLFIDKTNVESITMWNLTQNEYLTLMVGVWIVILFLTWFFLWMVFKIVGYFK